The Pseudomonas sp. GD03919 region ACCGGCAAGGATGCTGACGCTGCCCTGGGCCGCGCCTTCATCACCGTCAACAAGAACAGCGTACCGAACGATCCGCGTTCGCCGTTCGTCACCTCCGGCCTGCGTATCGGCACCCCCGCCGTCACCACTCGCGGCTTCAAGGAAGACGAGTGCCGTCAACTGGCAGGCTGGATCTGCGACGTACTGGCCAACATCGGCAATGATGAAGTCGAAGGCCGCGTGCGTGAGCAGGTCAAGGCGCTGTGCGCGAAGTTCCCGGTATACGGCAACTGATACGCTGCCTGAAATGAACAAGCCCGCCAAATTGGCGGGCTTGTTTTTGCCGGGGATTAATCTCAGGCCGGCTGTTTCACGTAGCGCGCCAACTGCGCGTCACGGCTCATCACCTCGAGAGTGGCAGCCAGCACTTGCTCGCTGGTGGCGTCAGCTTTGCTGAAGATGCTGCCGAAATTCTCGTGGGTGACCTTGGCGAAATGCGCGCGGTCTGGCGCGGCAACGCCCAGCAGCGTGGCGTAGGCATCCAGCGCTTCACCCTGGCCCACGGCCATGTCTTCAGCGATGGAGTCGAGCATGCCATTCATTGCCAGCATGGAGCGACCGTTGTAACCCAGCGCGCCGCTGGTATCGCAGCCGTTGGTACCGGAAGTCATGCCGAAGGTGGCATTACCCGAGGTGCCGTTGGTAGTGGTGGCCAGGAAGTGCGGGGCCATGCCGCGCTGCCCTTCGAACAGCATGTTGCCCCAGCCGCAGCCATTACCGCCCGCAGCATCGGCAAACGCACCAACACTGGCCATGCTCAACAGACCGAAGACCAAACCTTTACCCAGCAGTCGCTTGCTCATATGTGTCGCTCCGCAATATTGAGTAATAAAAACTACACAAGGAGCTTTGGCGAAACTTGGCCACCTGTCAAACTGGTGTGTCTCAGCTGTGCGCTGCGACACAGCGGCAAAGCACGGGGCCGTCAGCCTTGGCTATAGTGATGTAAATCCTTCAGGAGTATGGGCATGAGTGAATCAGCCAACGAGCGTCGGCGCTTTCAGCGCATCGCCTTCGACGCCCCCACCGTCATCGCTCAGGGTGAGCGACAATGGTCGGCAGCTCTGCACGATATCTCTCTCAAGGGCCTGCTGATCAAGACCCCGCGCGACTGGAACGGGGACCCGAACCAGCCCTTCGAAGCCCTTATCGAACTGGGGGACGAAGCCAAGGTGAAGATGGAAGTGGTACTGACGCGCACCCAGCCGCAGTCGCTCGGCTTCGTCTGTCGGCATATCGACCTGGAATCGATCAGCCACCTGCGCCGCCTGATCGAGCTCAATCTTGGTGATGAGCAACTGCTGGAACGTGAACTGGCGGCATTGGGCGACGACTACTAGCAGTCAGTGGCGCAGGCAGGCAGCCTCTGCCTGTTCACGACGCTGGCGACGCGCCTGAATACGCTGCGCCTGACGACGCGCATCGCGCGACTCAATGGCCTTGGCGTCGAAGTTGAAAGCCCGGGAAAAGAAATCGAAGAACAGGAACATGATGGCGTCTCCTTCAGTGGATACGCCTTCATGCTGCGCGTCGATAGCCTGCTACTTATTGACCTCGGTCAATTTCCACCGGCACCTGATCGCGACAGAACGCCGCAGTCCAGTAGCCCGGATGAAATCCGGGAAGAACAGCACCGCAAAGCCCCGGATTGCATCCGGGCTACGCCCTCCTCTATTCGAACAGCGCATCCAGCGCCTGCTCCAGGCGCGTTACGGCGATGACCTGCAACCCAGCCGGCGCTTCCTTGGGCGCGTTGCCCTTGGGCACGATGGCGCGCTTGAAGCCATGTTTGGCCGCCTCCTTGAGACGCTCCTGACCACTCGGCACCGGGCGAATTTCGCCGGACAGACCAATCTCGCCAAACACCAGCAAATCATGTTGCAGCGGCCGGTTGCGCAGGCTGGAGATTACCGCCGCCATCAGTGCCAGGTCGGACGCCGTTTCCAGCACCTTGACCCCACCGACCACGTTGAGGAACACATCCTGGTCATAGGTCGGGATGCCGCCATGGCGGTGCAATACGGCCAGCAGCATGGCCAGGCGGTTCTGATCCAGGCCCAGGGTGACGCGGCGCGGATTCGCCAGGTGGCTGGTGTCGACCAGTGCCTGCACTTCCACCAGCATCGGCCGCGAGCCTTCCCAGGTGGCCATCACCACGCTACCGGGCACCGCTTCCTGGGCGCGAGTGAGGAAGATCGCCGAGGGGTTGGAGACTTCCTTGAGGCCTTTGTCGGTCATGCCGAACACGCCCAGTTCGTTGACTGCGCCAAAACGGTTCTTCACCGCCCGCAACAGCCGCAAACGGCCATCGGACTCGCCCTCGAAATACAGCACGGTGTCGACCATGTGCTCCAGCACGCGTGGGCCGGCCAACGCGCCCTCCTTGGTGACGTGGCCGACGAGAAAGATCGCCGTGCCGCTCTGTTTGGCAAAACGCACCAGCAGCGCCGCACTCTCGCGCACCTGGGCAACGCCACCAGGAGCCGACTGCAGTTGTTCGGTGAAGATGGTCTGGATCGAGTCGATGACCATGACCTTGGGTTTTTCCTGGCGGGCGGTGGCGATGATCGACTCGATGCAGGTTTCGGTCATCACCTTGAGCTTGTCCTGCGGCAGGTCCAGGCGTCGCGCGCGCATGGCCACCTGCTGCTGTGATTCCTCGCCGGTGACGTACAGTGCCGGGAAACGCTGGGCGATGTTGCACAGGGTCTGCAGCAGGATGGTCGACTTGCCGATGCCGGGGTCGCCGCCGATCAGCACCACCGAGCCATCGACCAGGCCACCACCGAGCACCCGGTCCAGCTCGCCGGAAGCGGTGGAAAAGCGCGGAATTTCTTCGACACTGACCTCGGCCAGGGTCTTGATATTGGCCTTGTCGCCGGCCCAGCCAGTGCGGCCACTGGGCGTCGCGCCCTCGACCACGGTTTCCACCAGGGTGTTCCAGGCGCCGCACTCACCACATTGCCCGGCCCATTTGGGAAAGGTGGCGCCGCACTCGGTGCAGCCGTACATGCGTTTAGCCTTGGCCATGGGAAAATCGTCCTGCCTGTTGAGCGAAGGCTGGAACGATACCGAACTACTGGATAGATTTACAGACCACACCACACCGCGCGGAGCACATCCATGCAGATCCAACTGCTGCCCACCAGCGCCGAACAATTGCCGCTACTGGCCAACCTCTACCAGTTCTATGCCTACGAAAGCTCCGAATGGGAGCAGGAGGACGTGGAGACGGACGGCCGCTTCTACATCCATCACCCCCATCTGCAGCGCTATTGGCAGGAGCCGGGCTGGAGCGCACAGCTGATCCTGGCCGATGGCTTTATCGCCGGCTTTCTGTTGGTCGAACGCAGCGAATTGCCGGGTATCGAGGCGCCGGAATTTGCCGACCTGTTCATCCTCAAGAAGTATCGCCGCCAGGGCATTGGCCGCGCGCTGGTGCAACAGGTCATGGGCGATGGCAGCCCGTGGTTGCTGCGCTACTACCGTCAGGATGAACTGGCCTGCGCATTCTGGCAGCAGCTACTGAGCGAGTGGCCCAGGCCAGCGCGCCCCGTGTGGACGGAAGAAGAGGCGGACGGGCTGCTCACCTACCTGATCAACCCGCCCGTACATTAATAACGCCTGAGCGCAGGAGCCCGACTGCGGGCGACCAGTCTGTACCAGGACCGCCGGCACTCAGCCCTTGCAGCCATTACCGCAACCGCAGCACTGCCCGGCAGCGCGCTTGAGCTGGCGCGCCAGCTCGTCCTTCATGGCGACACGATTGAGTTTCAGCGCGCCGAGCGTGACGTCATCGAGCAGCTCGATACCGTCCTCGATGCGGCAAATACGCTTGTCCAGCGCTTCGTATTCCTCGGCCTGGCGCGCGAAATGCTCATCACTCTGGCGCAGACGCTGCAGCTCGCTGCGCAGTTCGGGAAAGTCATGAACCAGCGGATGATGGTCGACGTGCATGATGAAGCCTCTGACAGGAAAGATGGCTCCAGCCTAGCGCCACAGAACAGCCGCTCACTTGATCAGGATCAAGCACTGCCCGCTTGGCGCAACAGTTCGGCGATCTCGTCCTTGAGCGCCACCCGCTGCAACTTCAGGCCCTGCAGGATCAGATCATCCGCCGCCTCACGCCCCGCCTCGATGGCGTAGATGCGCCTGTCCAGCGCTTCATAGTCACTGGCCAGACGTGGAAAGTGCGGGTCGCTGTGCAGCAACCTGCGCAAGGCATCGTGCTGCTGCGGAAACTCTCGACTGAGCGGATGGTGTTCGAGCGGCATGGAGGATTCTCCGGAAGGGGTTTCCTTAGCCTAGCAGGCCGTTGAAAAACTACCTGCGTTGCCATTGCTGCGTTAAAAACAGCCTCAAAATGCTCATTTACAACACGTAAACTGCGCTTTTTCGGCTGTTTTTGCCTTGCACTGGCTGCCTCGCCTACGTTTTCAACGGCCTGCTAGTCGAAGCTGCACCGAATGCTGCAGCGCAAGCAATTGCCAGCCCTGGCGTCCCTGCGCAGCCTCCTGAAATAAAATGTTGCAGCCTTGCTGCAATATCACCTGTTTTTTGCGTTAGCTTTATCGGCCGTTCGTCACTAGCCCACCTACATGACACTCCTGATAGCGTTCGCTGTCCTCTCCATTCTGGTTTCGTTCATCTGTTCCATCCTCGAAGCCGCCCTGCTCTCCCTAACTCCCAGTTACATCGCTCAGCAGAAGGTCGAAAAGCCTCAGCTGTACGAAAGGCTGAAAGAGCTCAAAGACAAGATCGACCAGCCGCTGGCGGCCATCCTGACCCTCAATACCGTGGCACATACCGTTGGTGCGACTGGTGTCGGTGCGCAGGTGGCAATCGTCTTCGGTGACGGTTACCTGGGTATCGCCTCGGCGGTCATGACCCTGCTGATCCTGGTGCTTTCGGAAATTCTGCCGAAGACCATCGGCGCACGTTACTGGCGCGCCCTTGCTCCCTTCCTGCCGAGCCTGCTGCGGGCAATGATCCTGCTGCTCAAGCCGTTCATCGTGCTCTCCGATCTGATCATGCGCCTGTTCGGCGGCAAGGAGCCGGAACATGATATTCGCCAGGAAATCAAGGCACTGACCCTGCTCGGCCGCGAAGTGGGCAAGCTCGACGAAGACGAACATCGAGTGATCAGCAACATCCTAGACCTGCATGAGATTCGCCTACGCGACATCATGACGCCGCGCATTGTCTGCGAGTCGGCCGCACCGGATGAGTCGATTGCCGCATTCAAGGCACGTGCCCGGGAAAGCCAGTTCTCCCGCTATCCGGTCATTGGCGAAGACGAATCGCCGCTGGGCGTGGTGTTCCGCTACGACGCCCTGGCCGCCGAGAACGATGCCGAGCCAATCACCCGCATCATGAAGCCGCTCAAGGTCGTGCCGGAAAGCATGAACGTGGAGAACCTGATGACCCTGATGATGCAGGAACGTCAGCACATGTGCCTGGTGTACGACGAATTCGGCAGTTGGCGCGGCCTGGTGACCCTGGAAGACATCATGGAAACCATCATCGGCAAGCCGATCCTCGATGAGACCGATGACATTCCCAATATGCGCCGCTTCGCCAAGCGCCGCTGGGAGCACCGCATCAAGGCCATCCGCGAGGACTGATCACCAGTAGTTCTCCACCGCCACCTGGCCCGGCCTGCGGGTCAGGCTCAGGTTGAGGCCGCGCGCTTTCAGACGCTGGCGAATGTCATCGATCATCTGCGGGTTGCCGCAGATCATCACCCGAGAATGCTCGGGCGTCAGTTCCAGCCCGGCAGCGCGCTCCAGCTCGCCGCTGTCGAGCAGGTCGGTGATCCGCGCATGCAGGTAGCCCGGCGCCTGTTCACGGGTAACCACCGGAAAATAGGTGAGCTTGTGCGCGAACTCGGCCAAATGCTCCAGTTCAGCGAAGCTTCTGATCAGCGGCTGATAGGCCAGCTCGGCGCTGGTGCGCGCGCTGTACACCAGCACGATGCGCGCGAAGCGCTGCCACACCTCGAAGTCCTGCAGGATCGACAAAAATGGCGCGATGCCGGTGCCGCTGCCCAACAGCCACAGATCGCGGCCATCGACGAAGCGATCCAGGGTCAGGTAGCCGGTGGCCTGCTTCTCCACCAGCAGGCTGTCGCCAACCCGCAGGCGGCTCAGCTCGCGGGTAAATTCACCGCCAGGCACCACGATGGAGAAGAACTCGAGAAACTCGTCATGCGGCGCGGACACCAGCGAATAGGCACGCCAGACCACTGAACCATCGACTTTCTCGACACCGAGACGTACGAACTGCCCGGCGCGAAAGCGAAAGCCCGCATCCCGCGTGGTACGCAGGGTGAACAGGCTCGGCGTCAGGCTGTGAACCTCGAGCAGCGTCTGACGGGTGAACTTGTCGTCACTGACGGTCATAATCTCCCCCCTTGTCCGAATCTGCTGTCAGTGTCGCTCATTGTGCGACCGGCAAACACCGACGGTTTCCATGCCTATTTTTACAACCCCCTTCGCCAGCCTCGAACTCCAGCGCCAGCCGCATCAGGCCAACGAGCCGCTGCAAGCTTTCGACGCAGCCGACGAATACCTGCTCGCGCACCTGCACGAGCACGGCATCGAAGCCGGTAGCCGCGTGCTGCTGCTCAACGACAGCTTTGGCGCCCTCGCCTGCTCACTGGCCGGGCACTGCCAGGTGACCAGCAGCAGCGATTCGCACCTGGGCTTTCTCGCCCTGCAGAAAAATCTCGCCAGCAATGGCCTGAGTGGCGACGCAGTCACTTTTTTGCCGAGTAGCGAAACGCCGCAAGGGCCGTTCGACTGGGTGCTGATCCGTGTGCCCAAGACCCTGGCGCTGCTGGAAGAACAACTGATCCGCCTGCACGGCCAACTGGCGCCGGGCGCTCGCGTGGTCGCCGGGGCGATGATTAAGCACCTGCCACGCGCCGCCGGTGACCTGCTGGAGCAATACATCGGCCCGGTGCAGGCCTCGCTGGCGGTGAAGAAAGCCCGCCTGCTCAGCGCCACGCCTGAGGTCAAGGCTGCGCCACGCTCGCCCTACCCGAGCCGCTATCGCCTGGATAAACCGGCGCTGGAGCTGATAAACCACGCCAACGTGTTCTGCCGCGACGGCCTGGATATCGGCACCCGCGCCTTCCTGCCGCACCTGCCACGCCACCTCGACGCACGCCGCGTCGCCGATCTGGGCTGCGGCAACGGCGTGCTCGGCATCACCTATGCCCTGGGCAGCCCGCAGGCACAGCTGACCCTGGTGGACGAGTCGTATATGGCCGTGCAGTCAGCGCGGGAAAACTGGGTAGCGGCGCTGGGCGAGCGGCCGGCGACCATTCGCGCCGGCGACGGTCTGGCCGAGCAACCGGCCGGCTCGCTGGACCTGGTGCTGTGCAATCCGCCGTTTCACCAGCAGCAGGTGGTCGGTGATTTTCTCGCCTGGCGCATGTTCCAGCAGGCCCGCGCGGCGCTGGTGACCGGCGGAGAACTGTGGATAGTCGGCAACCGCCACCTGGGCTATCACGCCAAGCTGGCGCGCCTGTTCCGCGGTGTCGAGCAGGTGGCGGCCAACCCCAAGTTCGTGGTGCTCAAGGCGAGCAAGTAGGCCGCCTATAACGTCAGGGTAAAGCGCGACAGCAATGCCCCCGGCAGCGCCATCGAGCCGGTCTGCCGGGCGCCGTAGGTGCCGCCGGGCAGCAGCAGTTCGGGCTCGCGGGTCAGGGCTTCGAGCTGCGCGCCAAGCACATCGAACAGCGAGTCGTCGAAGCGCATGGTGTTGACCGGCGCCTGGATCTGCCCATCCTCGACCCAGAAGGTGGCGAAGCGGGTCATGCCGGTCAGGCGGGCGGCCGGCAGATCGGAGAAGTTGCCGTACCACAGATTGCCAATATACAGACCGCTGCCCAGCCGCTGCAGAACGTCCTGCTCATCCAGCTCGCCACCGTGCATGCGCAGGGACAGCGGGTACTCGCCGCTGCAGGCGCCATTGGCGATCAGGCCGTACTCGGCGGCATACCAGCCGAACGCGCCCCAGGAACTGGCGAAGCCCTGATACTGCGGGCCGACGGCGAGAAAGCCGACCAGATCCAGCCCCCTGGCCGCCGCGACGATCTGCTGCGCCATGGTCGCGCCATCCAGCACAACCGTTTCACCCATGGATTCGCTGCGCCAAGCGTCACGGTTCAGGCGCAGATAAGGGTCGTCACTCAGGGTCGGCAGCACGTCACGCAGGTGCTGCAAAGCCTGCTGCAGCAGGGGCAGATCCTCGTCTAGCCCCCCACTGAGCGCCAGCTTGCTTTCGGCATGGCGCTGCCCCTGGTACAACGACAAGGTGGCGTACACCTGCTGCACTTGTCCGGCCTGACGCACCTGTCCCTGGTTGAAGCGGATAAAGCTGGAGACCTCGGCGCCGTAGGCCAGGGTAAAGCCCTCCTCGCCCACGACTTGCGTCTGCAGATACTCCAGCAACGCAGTGAAATGCTGACGTGCGTCCATCAGGCGGCCCCTCCAAACACGTCGATATCGGCGAACACACAGGCCGGCGAGGCATGCCCGACGCGGATCACCTGATTGGGTTCGCCCTTGCCGCAATAGGGCGTGCCCATTACCTCGAAGGTGCTGGCGTCACCGACCGCCTTGAGGTTGCGCCAGAAGCGCGAGCTGATGCCGCGGTAGTTGGAGTTCTTCACCACGCCCTTGAGCTCGCCGTTTTCGA contains the following coding sequences:
- a CDS encoding CNNM domain-containing protein, whose translation is MTLLIAFAVLSILVSFICSILEAALLSLTPSYIAQQKVEKPQLYERLKELKDKIDQPLAAILTLNTVAHTVGATGVGAQVAIVFGDGYLGIASAVMTLLILVLSEILPKTIGARYWRALAPFLPSLLRAMILLLKPFIVLSDLIMRLFGGKEPEHDIRQEIKALTLLGREVGKLDEDEHRVISNILDLHEIRLRDIMTPRIVCESAAPDESIAAFKARARESQFSRYPVIGEDESPLGVVFRYDALAAENDAEPITRIMKPLKVVPESMNVENLMTLMMQERQHMCLVYDEFGSWRGLVTLEDIMETIIGKPILDETDDIPNMRRFAKRRWEHRIKAIRED
- a CDS encoding YdcH family protein, whose protein sequence is MHVDHHPLVHDFPELRSELQRLRQSDEHFARQAEEYEALDKRICRIEDGIELLDDVTLGALKLNRVAMKDELARQLKRAAGQCCGCGNGCKG
- a CDS encoding PilZ domain-containing protein, producing MSESANERRRFQRIAFDAPTVIAQGERQWSAALHDISLKGLLIKTPRDWNGDPNQPFEALIELGDEAKVKMEVVLTRTQPQSLGFVCRHIDLESISHLRRLIELNLGDEQLLERELAALGDDY
- a CDS encoding YdcH family protein gives rise to the protein MPLEHHPLSREFPQQHDALRRLLHSDPHFPRLASDYEALDRRIYAIEAGREAADDLILQGLKLQRVALKDEIAELLRQAGSA
- a CDS encoding ferredoxin--NADP reductase, producing MTVSDDKFTRQTLLEVHSLTPSLFTLRTTRDAGFRFRAGQFVRLGVEKVDGSVVWRAYSLVSAPHDEFLEFFSIVVPGGEFTRELSRLRVGDSLLVEKQATGYLTLDRFVDGRDLWLLGSGTGIAPFLSILQDFEVWQRFARIVLVYSARTSAELAYQPLIRSFAELEHLAEFAHKLTYFPVVTREQAPGYLHARITDLLDSGELERAAGLELTPEHSRVMICGNPQMIDDIRQRLKARGLNLSLTRRPGQVAVENYW
- a CDS encoding metallopeptidase TldD-related protein, producing the protein MDARQHFTALLEYLQTQVVGEEGFTLAYGAEVSSFIRFNQGQVRQAGQVQQVYATLSLYQGQRHAESKLALSGGLDEDLPLLQQALQHLRDVLPTLSDDPYLRLNRDAWRSESMGETVVLDGATMAQQIVAAARGLDLVGFLAVGPQYQGFASSWGAFGWYAAEYGLIANGACSGEYPLSLRMHGGELDEQDVLQRLGSGLYIGNLWYGNFSDLPAARLTGMTRFATFWVEDGQIQAPVNTMRFDDSLFDVLGAQLEALTREPELLLPGGTYGARQTGSMALPGALLSRFTLTL
- the radA gene encoding DNA repair protein RadA, whose amino-acid sequence is MAKAKRMYGCTECGATFPKWAGQCGECGAWNTLVETVVEGATPSGRTGWAGDKANIKTLAEVSVEEIPRFSTASGELDRVLGGGLVDGSVVLIGGDPGIGKSTILLQTLCNIAQRFPALYVTGEESQQQVAMRARRLDLPQDKLKVMTETCIESIIATARQEKPKVMVIDSIQTIFTEQLQSAPGGVAQVRESAALLVRFAKQSGTAIFLVGHVTKEGALAGPRVLEHMVDTVLYFEGESDGRLRLLRAVKNRFGAVNELGVFGMTDKGLKEVSNPSAIFLTRAQEAVPGSVVMATWEGSRPMLVEVQALVDTSHLANPRRVTLGLDQNRLAMLLAVLHRHGGIPTYDQDVFLNVVGGVKVLETASDLALMAAVISSLRNRPLQHDLLVFGEIGLSGEIRPVPSGQERLKEAAKHGFKRAIVPKGNAPKEAPAGLQVIAVTRLEQALDALFE
- a CDS encoding class I SAM-dependent methyltransferase; protein product: MPIFTTPFASLELQRQPHQANEPLQAFDAADEYLLAHLHEHGIEAGSRVLLLNDSFGALACSLAGHCQVTSSSDSHLGFLALQKNLASNGLSGDAVTFLPSSETPQGPFDWVLIRVPKTLALLEEQLIRLHGQLAPGARVVAGAMIKHLPRAAGDLLEQYIGPVQASLAVKKARLLSATPEVKAAPRSPYPSRYRLDKPALELINHANVFCRDGLDIGTRAFLPHLPRHLDARRVADLGCGNGVLGITYALGSPQAQLTLVDESYMAVQSARENWVAALGERPATIRAGDGLAEQPAGSLDLVLCNPPFHQQQVVGDFLAWRMFQQARAALVTGGELWIVGNRHLGYHAKLARLFRGVEQVAANPKFVVLKASK
- a CDS encoding DUF3015 domain-containing protein, which gives rise to MSKRLLGKGLVFGLLSMASVGAFADAAGGNGCGWGNMLFEGQRGMAPHFLATTTNGTSGNATFGMTSGTNGCDTSGALGYNGRSMLAMNGMLDSIAEDMAVGQGEALDAYATLLGVAAPDRAHFAKVTHENFGSIFSKADATSEQVLAATLEVMSRDAQLARYVKQPA
- a CDS encoding GNAT family N-acetyltransferase, coding for MQIQLLPTSAEQLPLLANLYQFYAYESSEWEQEDVETDGRFYIHHPHLQRYWQEPGWSAQLILADGFIAGFLLVERSELPGIEAPEFADLFILKKYRRQGIGRALVQQVMGDGSPWLLRYYRQDELACAFWQQLLSEWPRPARPVWTEEEADGLLTYLINPPVH